The Sulfuricurvum sp. DNA window GAGCAAGGTGATTGTATGGAAAACAGAGACGACGGATTCGGTATGTGCCTCTACCATCGAAGCGGCGATCCAATGATCAAACTGTACGATAAAATCTTGTTCAACAACATCCTCTACAACACCTGTGAGCAACAAAGCAACGGCGAGAAAAACAGTAGCGGCTAGGGTTAAAGGGAGTCCGCTTAAGTGTTGATAGTCAAATCGTATTTTTAAGAGGTTAACAAGTCGCGGAAAAGGCAGATGAATATGTCTGAAATATCGCATGATTTTGTGTAAACGTCTCAGTATGGGTTTTGCAAATTTCCATACGAATAGCCAAAGCACTGCCCACCATGCAAGGAACCACCAGCCAATATGGGCCAATAAAAAAGTCCCTTTCGGTTGTACCCAAGCCCATAGCAACGCATCCATTTGCATTCTCCCTTGATTACACCTATTTGCTCAGGATTCTATTCAAAGAATAGGTTACTGAGTAATGATGCGCATCGTTTCCAGTGCGATTTCCAACTCCTCGTCGGTATGGGTCGCCAGAACTTTGATCTTGGAATCCGGGGTTGAAATTTCGAATGTCTTCGTACTCTCTTGTGTATTTTTGGCAGTATCGATTTCAATCCCCATATGATTGAGCCCGTGCAGAATTTTTTCACGGATCATAGCGGAGTGTTCCCCGATTCCTCCGGAGAAAATGATTCCATCCACACGTCCTAATACGGCAAAATAGCTCCCTAGATATTTTTTGGCATGATACGTGAACATATTGATCGCAAGCTGCGCTTTTTCATCACCGTGACGGGCCGCTTTGGCAACGTCTCGCATATCGCTCATGCCGCATAATCCTTTAAGCCCTGATTCTTTATTCAGCAAGGTATCGATTTCTTCGGGTCGCATTTGTGTGTGCTGTTCGAGATAAATGACAATCTCCGGATCAATATCACCGCTGCGTGTCCCCATGATAAGCCCTTCCAAAGGGGTGAACCCCATGGAAATATCGATACTTTTGCCGTTTTGGATTGCACATACGCTGTCACCGTTACCCAGATGAAAGGTGATAAGGTTCAGAGAGTGAATCGGACGTTTTAGATACTTTGCGGCAGCTTTGAGCAAGAAATGGTGCGATATGCCATGAAAACCGTAGCGGCGTATTTTATTGAGCGTGTAGAGCGTTTCAGGCAATGCGTATCGGTAGGCGTAGTCGGGAATGCTTTGATGAAACGAGGTATCAAAAACGGCAATCTGCGGGATATCGGGAAAAAGCCGCAGAACTGCTTTGATCCCGGCCAGATTGGCTCTATTGTGCAAGGGTGCGAGCGGGATAAGATCTTCGATCGCTTGGATCACCGTAGCATCAATACGGACCGGATCGGTATAGGTCTCACCTCCATGAACGACGCGGTGGCCTACGGCATCAATCGTCCCTATTTGGGAGAGAATTCCGGCAATGGTTTCATCATGATTTTCTACCCGCTCGATCAAAGCGGACTTGATGAGATTGTGAGAGTCGAACAGCGCGTATTTGACAGAAGAACTGCCGCTGTTGAGTACCAGTACTTTCATTGCAGCGCACCTGCTTGAATCGCCGTGATTGCAACGGTATTGACGATGTCTTCCACCAGGCATCCGCGGCTGAGGTCATTGATCGGTTTGTTAAGCCCTTGCAATACCGGACCGATTGCGATGGCACCGGAAGAGCGCTGGACCGCTTTATAGGTATTGTTACCCGTATTGAGATCCGGAAAAATAAAGACCGTGGCTTTGCCGGCTACATCGGAGTGGGGGAGTTTGATTGAGGCGACATGGCTGTCTATCGCTGCATCGTACTGGATCGGTCCTTCGATGAGGAGCGAGGGGTCGATTGTTTTGGCAATACGGGTAGCGGCTTTGACTTTTTCGACATCTTCACCGGTTCCGCTTTCTCCTGTGGAGTAGCTCAGCATCGCGACACGCGGTTCGATTCCGAACGCTTGAGCCGTTTTAGCAGATGAAACGGCGATTTGTGCGAGTTCATTTTCATCAGGGTTCTGATTGACCGCACAGTCTCCATAGACCAGTACCTGGGTTTCCAAACACATGAA harbors:
- a CDS encoding acetate kinase gives rise to the protein MKVLVLNSGSSSVKYALFDSHNLIKSALIERVENHDETIAGILSQIGTIDAVGHRVVHGGETYTDPVRIDATVIQAIEDLIPLAPLHNRANLAGIKAVLRLFPDIPQIAVFDTSFHQSIPDYAYRYALPETLYTLNKIRRYGFHGISHHFLLKAAAKYLKRPIHSLNLITFHLGNGDSVCAIQNGKSIDISMGFTPLEGLIMGTRSGDIDPEIVIYLEQHTQMRPEEIDTLLNKESGLKGLCGMSDMRDVAKAARHGDEKAQLAINMFTYHAKKYLGSYFAVLGRVDGIIFSGGIGEHSAMIREKILHGLNHMGIEIDTAKNTQESTKTFEISTPDSKIKVLATHTDEELEIALETMRIITQ